The Couchioplanes caeruleus nucleotide sequence CACCGACCCGGTCGCCGCCCTGGCCGCGCGTGACGAGGAGGCCGTGCTCGCGGCCATGGCCGCCGCCGCCCGTACGGCCCTGCTCGCGGGCGTCACCACGGTGCGCGATCTCGGCGATCTCCGGTACCTGTCGCTGCGGCTCCGCGGCCGCGACGATCTCCCCACGATCGTCGCGGCCGGACCGCCGATCACCACGCCGGGCGGGCACTGCCACTTCCTCGGCGGGGAGGTGGAAATGTCCGCGAGCGCGGTGCGCGCGGCCGTCGCCGACCGCGCCGACCGCGGCGCCGACGTCGTCAAGGTCATGGCCAGCGGGGGCCGGATGACCCCCGCAACCCTGATGGAACAGTCCCAGTTCCCGCCCGCGGTGCTGCACGCCCTCGTGGACGAGGCGCACCGCCGCGGCCTGCCGGTCGTCGCGCACGCCCACGGCACGGCGTCGATCCGCGAGTCGCTGGACGCCGGCGTCGACGGGCTCGAACACGTGACGTTCTGGAACGCCACCGGGATCGACGAGCCGGGCGACCTCATCGGCCGCATCGGGCGCAGCCGGGTCGCCGTCGGGATCACGGCCGGCAACGCGCCGGCGCCGGGAGCGGTGATCTCCCCGGCGGTGCGACAGCGTACGCCCCGGATCGTCGCGAACTTCCGGAGCCTGCACGAGGCGGGTGCCCGGCTGCTCGTCGGCACGGACGCGGGCATCGAGGCGGGCAAGCCGCATGACGTCCTGCCGTACGCGATCGCCCAGGCCGGTGACCTGGTGCTCGGCCCGCTGGGCGCGTTGCGCGCGGCGACGTCGGCCGCCGCAGCGGCGTGCGGACTCGCCGGGGGCAAGGGCCGCATCGCCGCCGGCTTCGACGCCGACGTGCTGGCGGTGGACGGCAACCCCCTCACCGACCCCGGGGCGCTGCGCCGCGTCCGTGCCGTCTTCGCTCGCGGGCGTCCGGTCGGACGGTGACGCGGCCGGGTCCGGGCGAGCTGCCAGTAGGTCTGCCCGGGCCGGTTGATCCTGTCAGTCGGGGAGCCGGGCGATGAGGAACTTCGGGGCCATCTCGCAGTAGCTGTCCGTGAGGAGCTCGCCGATCTCGGTCCAGTCGGTGTGGTCGCCGAGGACGGCGGTGGCGACGTTGGGCCCCCAGCCGGCGCGGGAGTACGGGAAGCCACCGGCGGTCAGGCCGAGCAGGTCGTCGGCGGGCACGCGGAAGGTCATCAAGGTCGCCCCGGTGACCGGACGGCCCGGGCGGACCGGGGCGCGGCCGGGGTCGACCGGATACACGTGGGCGATCGTCCGCCGCCGGATCCGCCAGCGGACGCCGACCCAGGCGGGTTCCTCGTACGTCTCCGGCAGGGACCGGCAGATCGGTCGCAGCCGGGCCAGGATCGCGGACGGGACGTCTCCGGGTGCCGGCATGGGCCGACCGTACCGGCCGCCTGTGACATTCCCGGCGGCCCGTACGCTCGGGCGGTGATCGATTTTCGCCGCGCGGTGGAAGCGCGTGACCCCGACGCCATCACGGCGACCCTGGCCGGCACCGTGGTGTTCCGCAGCCCGGTGGCGTTCAAGCCCTACCCGGGCAAGGCCCTCACCGCGGCGATCCTGCGCGGCGTGCTGCGGGTCTTCGAGAACTTCCGGTACGTCCGCGAGCTGAGCGGCGACGGCGGCCGCGACCACGCGCTGGTGTTCGAGGCCCGGATCGGTGACGTCACGGTCGAGGGCTGCGACTTCCTGCACCTGGACGAGGACGGCCTGATCGACGAGTTCACCGTCATGGTCCGCCCGCTGTCGGCCGCCCAGGCGCTGGCCGCCGCGATGGCCGCCCAGTTCGACCGGATCCAGCGCGAGGCGGCCGCCGGCTGATCTGCGGCACGCCGGGGCGTCAGGACCGGTTCGGGCGCCGCCGGGCCAGGAAGACCGCGCCGCCGGCCACGGCCAGCGCGCCCACGATCACCCAGACCCACCACAGTGACGTGCCGCCGTCGTCCTCGAGCGCCTTCTCCTGCACGGTCGCCGGTGTGCTCGGCGCGACGCCCGCGGGAGCCGGCCCGGACGCGGCGGGCGCCGGCGTGGTCGCCGACGGCGCGGCCGAGGTGGCCGGCGCCTTCGGGCCGGGCTTCAGGGTCACGAGGGGCGCGGGGTTGTCCGGCTCGTCCGCGCCCGCCTTCTGGATCTCGATCCAGCGCGAGACCTTCCCGTCCCCGTACGTCTCCAGGGTCTTGAACGACAGCCGCGTCTCGCCGTCGGGCAGCTTGGCGATCTTCACCTTCCACACCGCGTCCGCGCCGACCTTGAGGGCCTTGCCGCCGACGGTGAACCCGTCCGCGCCGCGCGTGAACGTCCATCCGGCCGGCGCCTTCACCAGCGTCACCGTGGCCGGGTCGATCCCCTCGGGCAGCACGACGCGCTCGCTCTTGATACCCGCCGAGGTGCTCTCCGCCTCGCCGTGGAAGGTCAGCGTCACGTCGGACGCCCCGGCCCGGTCCTTGTCCGCACTGACCTCGACGTGCGCGGCGGCGGGACCGGCGAGCGCCAGCACCCCCAGCCCCGCGAGCGCACCGACCGCGGACCACCGGAACCCGTTACGCACCCCTGACCACCTTCGCTTGATCTGCCGTCTGCCCGTTGTGCCGGTCGAAGCCCCAGCCCACTGCCACCGTAGCGCCGACCGCCGTCCTGTCCTTGGGCGGCTCCGTGCGCGCCGGTGCGGCGGTGATGCCGATCGCCCCCAGCGCCGCCGTCACGATCATGACCCACTCCTGGGCGTCGATGCGGTCGTCGAGGATCACCACCGCGGCGACGTTGAGCCCGGCGAGCAGCATCGCGACGACGCTCTTCGTCCACGGCCGGTCGGGCGCCAGCGGCACCAGGTAGACGCCCGCCGCCGTCACCACCGCGATCGCGATGGTCACCCACTCCGGACGGCCGATGCGGCCGTCGCCGGAGAGCAGCGGGATGATCACGTACGCGACGGCGTACAGGAAACCGATGATCGCCTTGCCGTACTTGTTGACGAACATGGATGAACAGGGTGCCAGAACCGGCACCCGCGGCTCGCACGGGCCCGGCCGGATCCGGCGTGTTGTCGTACCCCGGGACTAAGGTCTGTGCCGTGACCGAGCGACCTCTGCTGGCCGTCGACGCCCCCAGCCTGTACTTCCGCGCCTTCCACGGCATCCCCGAGTCCGCCGCGAGGACGCAGGCGGGGGAGCCCGTCAACGCGATCCGGGGCTTCGTCGACATGCTGGCGCAGCTGATCCGCACCCGCCGCCCCGACCGGGTGGTGTGCGCGCTGGACGCGTCGTGGCGCCCGGCGTGGCGGGTCGCGCTCGTGCCGTCGTACAAGAAACACCGCGTCGCCCACGGTGACGTCGAGGAGGTCCCGGCCGCGCTGGAGAAGCAGGTCCCGGTCCTGCTGCAGGTCCTCGAGGCCGTCGGCATCCCGGCGTTCGGCGTCGACGGCTACGAGGCCGACGACGTGCTCGGCACCCTCGCGGCGACCCAGCCCGCCCCGGTCGAGGTGGTCTCCGGCGACCGCGACCTGTATCAGCTCGTCGACGACGCCCGCGGCACCCGCCTGCTCTACTGCGGCCGCGGCGTCGCGAAGCTCGAGGACAGCGACGACGCGGCGGTCCAGGCCAAGTACGGCGTCCCCGCCCGCTGGTATGCCGACTTCGCCGCCATGCGAGGCGACCCGAGCGACGGTCTGCCCGGCGTGCCCGGGGTGGGGGAGAAGACGGCGGCCCGCCTGATCGCCCGTTACGGCGGCATCGACGAGATCCTCGCCTCCCTGGACGACCCGGCGTCCGGCTTCGCACCCGGCCTGCGCACGAAGCTGCTGGCGGCGAAGGACTACCTGGCGGCGGCGCTGCCGGTGTGCAAGGTCGCGCTCGACGTGCCGCTGCCGGCGTTCGACCCGGCCCTGCCCCGGGCGCCCAGGGACGACGAGGCGCTGCTGGCCCTGGCGGCGCGGTGGAACCTGGCGGGTTCGGCCCGGCGCCTCGTGGACGCGCTCGCCGCCGCCTGAGCACGGTGCGTCAGAGTTTCAGCACGACGCGTCACATTTGGGGCCGGGGGCGGGCTGACAGGAAAACCTAACGGCCGTTAAGCTCGACCCTGTGACGGTCGAGCGGATCCTGCCAACGGACGAGGCGTACGAGTTGCTGGGGCTGGCCCGGGAGATCGCCCAGGGCGAGCTGGTCCCACGGGCGGCGCGCTACGAGGAACGGGGCGAGTTCCCCCGGGACGTGCTGCGCACGATCGGGCGGGCCGGGCTGCTCGGGCTGCCGTACCCGGAGGCCGACGGCGGGGGCGGTCAGCCGTACGAGGTGTACCTGCAGGTCCTCGAGACGCTGGCCACGTCGTGGGTCGCGATCGCCGAGGCGGTCAGCGTGCACACGTTGTCCTGCTTCCCGGTGGCCGCCTACGGGACGGAACGCCAGCGCAAGAGCCTGCCCGACATGCTCGGCGGCGACCTGCTGGGCGCGTACTGCCTCTCCGAGCCGCAGGGCGGCAGCGACGCCGCGTCACTGACCACCCGGGCCGTGCGCGACACCGACGAGTACGTGGTGACCGGCACCAAGGCCTGGATCACGCACGGCGGCCACGCCGACTTCTACAACGTCTTCTGCCGTACCGGCGGTCCCGGAGCCGCGGGCATCTCGTGCCTGCTCGCCGACGCGGCCACGCCCGGCCTGCTGCCGCAGCAACCGGAGCGGACGATGGGCCTGCGCTCGTCGGCGCCGGCGCAGATCGTCTTCGACGGCGCGCGCGTTCCCGTGGACCGCCTGGTGGGGGAGGAGGGTGCCGGCTTCCGGATCGCCATGCAGGCGCTGGACGCGGGCCGGCTCGGCATCGCGGCGTGCGCGGTGGGGCTGGCCCAGGCGGCGCTCGACCAGGCGAGCGCGTACGCGAAGGAGCGCACCCAGTTCGGCAAGCCGATCGCCGCCTTCCAGGGCGTGGGTTTCCTGCTGGCGGACATGGCG carries:
- a CDS encoding nuclear transport factor 2 family protein, giving the protein MIDFRRAVEARDPDAITATLAGTVVFRSPVAFKPYPGKALTAAILRGVLRVFENFRYVRELSGDGGRDHALVFEARIGDVTVEGCDFLHLDEDGLIDEFTVMVRPLSAAQALAAAMAAQFDRIQREAAAG
- a CDS encoding 5'-3' exonuclease, producing MTERPLLAVDAPSLYFRAFHGIPESAARTQAGEPVNAIRGFVDMLAQLIRTRRPDRVVCALDASWRPAWRVALVPSYKKHRVAHGDVEEVPAALEKQVPVLLQVLEAVGIPAFGVDGYEADDVLGTLAATQPAPVEVVSGDRDLYQLVDDARGTRLLYCGRGVAKLEDSDDAAVQAKYGVPARWYADFAAMRGDPSDGLPGVPGVGEKTAARLIARYGGIDEILASLDDPASGFAPGLRTKLLAAKDYLAAALPVCKVALDVPLPAFDPALPRAPRDDEALLALAARWNLAGSARRLVDALAAA
- a CDS encoding DUF1775 domain-containing protein, producing the protein MRNGFRWSAVGALAGLGVLALAGPAAAHVEVSADKDRAGASDVTLTFHGEAESTSAGIKSERVVLPEGIDPATVTLVKAPAGWTFTRGADGFTVGGKALKVGADAVWKVKIAKLPDGETRLSFKTLETYGDGKVSRWIEIQKAGADEPDNPAPLVTLKPGPKAPATSAAPSATTPAPAASGPAPAGVAPSTPATVQEKALEDDGGTSLWWVWVIVGALAVAGGAVFLARRRPNRS
- a CDS encoding acyl-CoA dehydrogenase family protein, whose product is MTVERILPTDEAYELLGLAREIAQGELVPRAARYEERGEFPRDVLRTIGRAGLLGLPYPEADGGGGQPYEVYLQVLETLATSWVAIAEAVSVHTLSCFPVAAYGTERQRKSLPDMLGGDLLGAYCLSEPQGGSDAASLTTRAVRDTDEYVVTGTKAWITHGGHADFYNVFCRTGGPGAAGISCLLADAATPGLLPQQPERTMGLRSSAPAQIVFDGARVPVDRLVGEEGAGFRIAMQALDAGRLGIAACAVGLAQAALDQASAYAKERTQFGKPIAAFQGVGFLLADMATQVAAARALMLAAARLKDAGRPYAAEAAKAKLFATDTAMKVTTDAVQVLGGAGYVSDFPVERYFREAKVLQIVEGTNQIQRLVIARSLTRD
- a CDS encoding MmcQ/YjbR family DNA-binding protein; this translates as MPAPGDVPSAILARLRPICRSLPETYEEPAWVGVRWRIRRRTIAHVYPVDPGRAPVRPGRPVTGATLMTFRVPADDLLGLTAGGFPYSRAGWGPNVATAVLGDHTDWTEIGELLTDSYCEMAPKFLIARLPD
- a CDS encoding amidohydrolase family protein — its product is MSAPPLAIRADALFDGVSDTLLPDPLVIVAGATIVSVAGATETPPHARVVDLPGATLLPGLIDTHSHLAFDAGTDPVAALAARDEEAVLAAMAAAARTALLAGVTTVRDLGDLRYLSLRLRGRDDLPTIVAAGPPITTPGGHCHFLGGEVEMSASAVRAAVADRADRGADVVKVMASGGRMTPATLMEQSQFPPAVLHALVDEAHRRGLPVVAHAHGTASIRESLDAGVDGLEHVTFWNATGIDEPGDLIGRIGRSRVAVGITAGNAPAPGAVISPAVRQRTPRIVANFRSLHEAGARLLVGTDAGIEAGKPHDVLPYAIAQAGDLVLGPLGALRAATSAAAAACGLAGGKGRIAAGFDADVLAVDGNPLTDPGALRRVRAVFARGRPVGR